One Vigna unguiculata cultivar IT97K-499-35 chromosome 7, ASM411807v1, whole genome shotgun sequence genomic region harbors:
- the LOC114190891 gene encoding myosin-14-like — protein MEKIYGIVRENFRTNLTLLLSSCIKVDLRIGNAMFSSILLQGECCTFKDGEYVKSGLAELEGWCTEATKEYISSSLDEFKHATQGVKFLVAE, from the exons ATGGAAAAGATATATGGAATTGTTCGAGAAAATTTTAGGACAAATTTGACACTTCTGCTTTCTTCTTGCATTAAG GTTGACTTGAGAATTGGGAATGCTATGTTCTCCAGCATTCTTTTGCAAGGAGAGTGTTGCACGTTCAAAGATGGAGAATATGTAAAATCAGGTTTGGCTGAGCTAGAAGGATGGTGTACTGAAGCAACGAAAGAG TACATTAGCTCATCTTTGGATGAATTCAAACATGCAACACAAGGAGTTAAATTCTTG GTTGCAGAATAG
- the LOC114189703 gene encoding transcription factor MYB2-like, whose amino-acid sequence MDANCGPLVESQAQMQHSENEMLGLRKGPWTVDEDTILVNYITTHGEGHWNSVARCAGLRRSGKSCRLRWLNYLRPDVRRGNITLQEQILILDLHSRWGNRWSKIAQHLPGRTDNEIKNYWRTRVIKQAKQLRCDVNSKEFRDTLRYLWMPRLLERLQPTSQILEPQMKLDPGPSEIQGFRGLDSVTEWSKGSHPAGSYSDSSSVELQVHSNSDHSDCSGSGMDPWGSLNMHMWEQGNGGGESLESFWNDLEIKYSSLP is encoded by the exons ATGGATGCTAACTGTGGGCCCCTCGTAGAGTCACAGGCCCAGATGCAGCATAGTGAAAACGAGATGTTAGGCCTCAGAAAAGGTCCATGGACGGTTGACGAAGACACCATTCTGGTCAATTACATCACCACCCATGGCGAAGGTCACTGGAATTCCGTGGCACGATGTGCAG GTTTAAGGAGGAGTGGGAAGAGCTGCAGACTAAGGTGGCTAAACTACTTGCGCCCCGATGTGCGGCGTGGAAACATCACACTCCAAGAACAAATACTGATCCTCGACCTTCACTCTCGGTGGGGCAACAG GTGGTCGAAGATTGCGCAGCACCTGCCAGGAAGAACGGACAATGAAATAAAGAACTATTGGAGAACGAGAGTGATAAAACAGGCGAAGCAACTCAGGTGCGATGTCAACAGCAAAGAGTTCAGAGACACGTTGCGTTATTTGTGGATGCCGCGCTTACTGGAGCGGCTTCAGCCCACATCGCAAATTCTCGAGCCTCAGATGAAGCTGGACCCAGGCCCAAGTGAAATTCAGGGCTTTCGCGGTTTAGATTCGGTGACGGAGTGGAGTAAAGGGAGCCACCCCGCCGGTTCTTACTCGGACTCATCGTCCGTGGAGCTCCAAGTTCATTCGAATTCAGACCATAGCGATTGTTCGGGTTCGGGTATGGATCCGTGGGGAAGTTTGAATATGCATATGTGGGAACAAGGGAATGGTGGGGGTGAATCGTTGGAAAGTTTTTGGAATGACCTCGAAATAAAATACAGTTCCCTTCCGTGA